A window of the Oscillospiraceae bacterium genome harbors these coding sequences:
- a CDS encoding TetR/AcrR family transcriptional regulator gives MKNKSMEKIDYILTAALEVFLQYGFKKTSMDDIAKAAGITRQGLYFHFKNKDEIFAASIQKALHDGLQAASAALKENGAPLERKLFRALDAWYGSYAGLFGSERSDWDFHCRRVCGSDIADSETLFRQKLTETIFACTDKPPVQAHAQTIAEVLCTCGQSWKRTADSHEKFTEKMYGAIRLCCQNS, from the coding sequence ATGAAAAACAAAAGCATGGAAAAAATCGATTATATTCTCACAGCGGCCCTAGAGGTTTTTCTGCAGTACGGTTTTAAAAAAACTTCTATGGATGACATTGCAAAAGCCGCAGGCATTACGCGCCAAGGCCTTTATTTCCATTTCAAAAATAAAGATGAAATATTTGCGGCCTCTATTCAAAAGGCTCTGCACGACGGCCTGCAAGCCGCATCCGCGGCCTTGAAAGAAAACGGTGCACCGCTGGAAAGAAAGCTTTTCCGTGCACTGGACGCATGGTACGGCAGCTATGCCGGCCTGTTTGGCTCTGAACGTTCCGACTGGGACTTTCACTGCAGGCGCGTCTGCGGCAGCGACATTGCAGACAGCGAAACTCTGTTCCGCCAAAAGCTGACAGAGACCATTTTCGCCTGCACCGACAAACCGCCCGTACAAGCGCATGCACAGACAATCGCTGAGGTGCTTTGCACCTGCGGGCAGTCTTGGAAGCGTACCGCCGATTCCCACGAAAAATTCACTGAAAAGATGTACGGCGCCATTCGCTTATGCTGCCAAAACAGCTAG
- a CDS encoding DUF2809 domain-containing protein produces the protein MNRKTYFLSFMILLVIEIMIALFVHDSFIRPYLGDMLVTVLLCCLLRCLFPRRPKLLALWVFLFSAAVEFSQLLGLADRLGIRSGALQTILGATFDWKDIFCYLCGCILFFLAEKALLKRKIKNKGAAL, from the coding sequence ATGAATAGAAAAACATATTTTTTGAGTTTTATGATACTGCTGGTTATTGAAATTATGATTGCGCTGTTTGTTCACGATTCATTTATCCGCCCCTATCTTGGAGATATGTTGGTTACAGTACTGCTGTGCTGTTTGCTGCGCTGCCTCTTTCCACGCCGCCCAAAGCTCTTGGCTCTGTGGGTCTTTCTATTCAGCGCGGCTGTGGAGTTTTCTCAATTATTGGGGCTTGCCGACCGTCTCGGAATCCGCAGTGGAGCCCTGCAAACGATATTGGGGGCAACTTTCGACTGGAAAGATATTTTCTGCTACCTCTGCGGCTGTATTTTGTTTTTCCTTGCAGAAAAAGCATTGCTAAAAAGAAAAATCAAAAATAAGGGAGCAGCTTTATGA
- a CDS encoding DNA topology modulation protein FlaR, with translation MKIHIIGGSGSGKTYLANRLSQKYGVPHDDLDDLFWKNTANQYGVKMPREKRDQFLKEILKRKDWIIEGVYHAWVHESFEKADTIIVLDFPVGICKFRVLIRFLKRKMGIEHGKKETIKSLAGLLKWTDQYQKEDLPKIYATLKNHSQKTVVLHTKREEADFIKHFSQYG, from the coding sequence ATGAAAATCCACATCATTGGCGGCAGCGGCAGCGGAAAGACCTATTTAGCAAATAGGTTGTCTCAAAAGTATGGTGTCCCGCATGATGACCTGGATGATTTGTTTTGGAAGAATACAGCAAATCAATACGGCGTAAAAATGCCGCGGGAGAAAAGGGACCAATTTCTTAAAGAAATCCTAAAGCGCAAGGACTGGATTATCGAGGGCGTCTATCATGCGTGGGTACACGAAAGCTTTGAAAAAGCAGATACCATTATCGTTTTGGATTTTCCTGTAGGCATTTGCAAATTCCGTGTCCTTATCCGCTTCCTAAAAAGAAAGATGGGAATCGAACACGGCAAAAAAGAAACCATAAAGTCCCTTGCCGGTTTATTAAAGTGGACAGACCAGTATCAAAAAGAAGATCTGCCAAAGATCTATGCTACATTAAAAAATCACAGCCAAAAGACGGTTGTCCTGCACACAAAAAGAGAAGAAGCAGACTTTATAAAGCACTTTTCACAGTACGGCTAA
- a CDS encoding circularly permuted type 2 ATP-grasp protein: MPNPLICHTDQINQQLARYGVKFGIYKNGEFHERLFPFDPIPRIIQHADFQKLDCGLSQRVRALNCYLKDLYSDAKIVKDGIIPKDFAYSSSGFLSACIGITPPGGVYSHISGIDLVQGKDSEWYILEDNLRIPSGASYPLIARMLCRRCSPATFRDTPIVDNRDYHTLLRGVMDSVNTGGLNVVFTPGRYNAAYFEHSYLAEKTGAVLAEPGDLFVEGDKVYYQTYGAKERVGAIYRRVSDEYMDPVAFDAKSLIGIPNLMAAYRAGNVALINALGNGAADDKGIYYFVPKMIHYYLKEEPILQNAPTYLPFYPKDRQYVLEHLSHLVIKDVAEAGGYGVVFGNRMTAAQLENMRNLICKEPRRFIAQEVIDFQDLPVLCDGKEEPRKADLRAFVLTSKDKISVWPSGLTRFSSDPTSFIVNSSQGGGFKDTWVLSH, encoded by the coding sequence ATGCCTAATCCACTGATTTGTCATACGGACCAAATCAATCAGCAGTTAGCCCGCTACGGTGTGAAATTCGGTATCTATAAAAATGGTGAATTTCACGAACGGCTGTTTCCATTTGACCCGATTCCCCGCATCATTCAGCACGCAGATTTTCAAAAGCTGGACTGCGGCCTTTCTCAGCGCGTACGCGCCCTGAATTGCTACCTAAAAGATTTGTACAGCGACGCAAAGATTGTAAAAGACGGCATTATACCAAAAGATTTTGCCTATTCCTCCTCTGGGTTTCTTTCTGCATGTATCGGTATTACGCCGCCCGGCGGAGTATACAGCCACATTTCCGGCATTGACCTGGTGCAGGGCAAAGACAGCGAATGGTATATTTTAGAGGACAACCTGCGCATTCCCTCGGGTGCCTCTTATCCGCTGATTGCACGCATGCTCTGCCGCCGGTGCAGCCCAGCCACTTTTCGTGATACGCCGATTGTCGACAACCGCGACTACCATACTCTGCTGCGCGGCGTGATGGATAGTGTCAACACCGGTGGGCTAAACGTTGTTTTTACCCCCGGGCGCTACAACGCCGCCTATTTTGAACACAGCTACCTCGCTGAAAAAACAGGCGCTGTGCTGGCAGAGCCGGGCGACCTTTTTGTAGAAGGGGACAAGGTTTATTACCAAACCTACGGCGCAAAAGAACGTGTCGGGGCCATTTACCGCCGCGTCAGCGATGAATATATGGACCCGGTCGCCTTTGATGCAAAGTCTTTAATCGGTATTCCAAACCTGATGGCCGCCTACCGTGCGGGCAACGTGGCACTGATCAATGCGCTGGGCAACGGCGCAGCCGACGACAAGGGCATTTATTACTTTGTACCAAAGATGATTCACTATTATCTAAAAGAAGAGCCAATTCTGCAAAATGCACCGACTTACCTGCCCTTTTACCCGAAAGACAGGCAGTATGTACTGGAACACCTCAGCCATCTGGTTATAAAAGACGTGGCCGAGGCCGGCGGCTACGGCGTAGTCTTTGGCAACCGAATGACCGCCGCACAGCTGGAAAATATGCGAAACCTTATCTGCAAAGAGCCGCGGCGCTTTATTGCACAGGAGGTTATTGATTTTCAAGACCTGCCAGTCCTGTGCGACGGCAAAGAAGAGCCGCGCAAAGCAGACCTGCGCGCTTTTGTATTGACCAGCAAAGACAAAATCAGCGTTTGGCCAAGCGGGCTGACGCGCTTTTCCAGCGACCCGACCAGCTTTATCGTCAATTCTTCACAAGGAGGAGGTTTTAAAGACACATGGGTGCTCTCTCATTGA
- a CDS encoding TetR/AcrR family transcriptional regulator, translating into MPNEEIREKNIEKVLAAANKCFLESGIEQTSLEKISQCCNITLRSVNRYFDSKVDLVLQTFGWIGRHIYQLDGERIESLKRSTDKGIEIVIEFLFSLEQVYLSKPQFFSLKGEFDIYIYRHGLERDEGYKRMRKYFDPVGILVHAYKNGYTDGSMRKFLPPKEEAQYCCNSFFCFLQQLSMSKDAANEESMKAAKRQIDSYIERVRELYQMT; encoded by the coding sequence ATGCCAAATGAAGAAATCAGGGAAAAAAATATTGAAAAGGTGCTTGCCGCCGCAAATAAATGCTTCTTAGAAAGCGGAATTGAACAGACGTCGCTTGAAAAGATTTCGCAGTGCTGCAACATTACGCTGCGGTCGGTCAATCGGTATTTTGACAGCAAAGTAGATTTGGTTTTGCAGACATTTGGCTGGATTGGCCGGCATATTTACCAGCTTGACGGCGAGCGGATTGAGTCTCTGAAACGAAGCACGGATAAGGGCATTGAAATTGTGATAGAATTTCTCTTCAGTTTGGAGCAGGTGTATCTAAGCAAGCCACAGTTTTTTTCCCTAAAAGGAGAATTCGATATTTATATTTACCGCCATGGACTGGAGCGCGACGAGGGCTACAAAAGAATGCGGAAATATTTTGACCCCGTTGGGATATTGGTTCATGCTTATAAAAATGGTTATACAGATGGTTCTATGAGAAAGTTTTTACCACCAAAGGAAGAGGCACAGTATTGCTGCAACAGCTTTTTCTGCTTTTTGCAGCAGCTCTCTATGAGCAAAGATGCTGCAAATGAGGAATCCATGAAAGCTGCAAAAAGGCAGATTGACAGTTACATTGAGCGTGTGAGAGAGCTGTATCAGATGACCTGA
- a CDS encoding M14 family metallopeptidase, producing the protein MEETIVSAQLAVDETLEIRKNRVTSGSGTNPKEKRLCIVTGTHGDELEGQYVCWQLNRILHQYPERLHGTVDIYPALNPLGINTMTRGIPMFDLDMNRIFPGSESGAAAEYIAAGIIRDIKGADVCIDIHASNIYLRELPQVRVSEDTADTLLPLAKLLNVDFVWVHAAATVLESTLAHSLNTLGTPTLVVEMGVGMRITEAYGQQLIVGILNLMHSLGMWDGPVEAVRQPVISRDGKVSFINAGASGVFLPTARHHNRVVPGQQLGVIADPLSGEIREVLHSPAKGTLFTLREYPIVYEGSLIARILGEAES; encoded by the coding sequence ATGGAAGAAACCATTGTCTCGGCGCAGCTAGCTGTAGACGAGACGCTCGAAATCCGCAAGAACCGGGTCACCTCGGGCAGCGGCACCAACCCGAAAGAAAAGCGCCTGTGCATTGTCACCGGTACGCACGGCGATGAGCTGGAGGGGCAGTACGTCTGCTGGCAGCTCAACCGCATTCTGCACCAATACCCTGAGCGCCTGCACGGCACCGTGGATATTTACCCGGCCCTCAACCCGCTGGGCATCAACACCATGACCCGCGGTATCCCGATGTTTGACCTGGACATGAACCGGATCTTTCCTGGCAGCGAAAGCGGCGCCGCCGCAGAATATATTGCGGCCGGCATCATTCGCGATATAAAAGGTGCAGACGTATGTATTGACATTCATGCCAGCAATATCTACCTGCGCGAACTGCCCCAAGTGCGCGTTAGCGAAGACACGGCAGACACGCTGCTACCCCTGGCAAAGCTTTTAAATGTAGACTTTGTGTGGGTGCACGCTGCAGCCACCGTACTGGAAAGTACACTTGCGCACAGCCTAAACACCCTTGGCACACCAACGCTTGTGGTTGAAATGGGCGTAGGCATGCGCATTACCGAAGCTTACGGTCAGCAGTTGATTGTGGGTATTTTAAATCTAATGCATTCCCTTGGAATGTGGGATGGCCCGGTAGAAGCAGTCCGGCAGCCGGTCATCAGCCGCGACGGCAAAGTTAGCTTTATCAATGCCGGTGCTTCCGGCGTATTTCTTCCCACTGCCCGACACCATAACCGAGTCGTGCCCGGCCAGCAGCTAGGCGTGATTGCAGACCCGCTTTCCGGCGAAATACGAGAAGTACTGCATTCCCCGGCAAAGGGCACGCTGTTTACACTGCGGGAATATCCGATTGTCTACGAAGGTTCTTTAATTGCACGTATTCTTGGGGAGGCAGAGTCATGA
- a CDS encoding alpha-E domain-containing protein, with translation MGALSLTKSNRLFWLGRYTERVFTTLQYLLDRYDKVVDGLPIDHAAFCCSMGIGDCYRDDEDFVRRYLFDTEDPSSVLNSMYSAYDNAVVLRDTLSSITLSYIEMALSALKKAAKSDGPALQAQWVIDDIMAFRGASDDFIYDENSRNILKCGTSVERIDLYLRIEYRVDRIPAEMSRLLNRLYKTKLATNPEDLDTLVQAVLEKPDRLSNVKLISCIEDLFQV, from the coding sequence ATGGGTGCTCTCTCATTGACAAAATCAAACCGCCTGTTTTGGCTTGGGCGGTACACAGAACGCGTTTTTACAACCCTGCAGTATCTGCTTGACAGATATGACAAAGTGGTGGATGGGCTGCCGATTGACCATGCGGCTTTCTGCTGCAGTATGGGCATAGGCGACTGCTACAGAGATGACGAGGATTTTGTGCGGCGCTACCTGTTTGATACAGAAGATCCCTCTTCTGTACTTAACAGTATGTACAGCGCCTATGACAACGCGGTAGTGCTGCGCGACACGCTTTCCTCTATAACGCTCTCTTACATTGAAATGGCGCTTTCTGCGCTGAAAAAAGCCGCCAAAAGTGACGGTCCCGCCCTGCAGGCACAGTGGGTCATTGATGACATCATGGCTTTTCGCGGTGCATCCGATGACTTTATCTATGACGAAAACAGCCGCAATATTCTGAAATGTGGCACGAGTGTCGAGCGCATTGACCTGTACCTGCGTATCGAATACCGTGTTGACCGTATCCCCGCCGAAATGAGTCGGCTGCTCAACCGCCTTTATAAAACCAAACTCGCTACGAATCCGGAAGACCTGGACACACTGGTACAGGCCGTACTGGAAAAACCAGACCGGCTGTCAAATGTAAAACTGATTTCCTGTATAGAAGACCTGTTTCAAGTGTAG
- a CDS encoding ZIP family metal transporter: MNIEVWKGILIPFAGTSLGAACVFFMKNAMGRQLQRALTGFAAGVMVAASVWSLLIPAIEQSESLGKWSFLPAAAGFWAGILFLLLLDHVIPHLHQNTTAPEGPKTSLQRTTMLVLAVTLHNIPEGMAVGVVYAGWLADSSHISVMSALVLSIGIAIQNFPEGAIISMPLRAEGMKKPKAFLGGVLSGAVEPVGALLTILAAGLIVPAMPYLLSFAAGAMLYVVIEELIPEMSEGEHSNLGTLLFAVGFTVMMALDVALG, translated from the coding sequence TTGAATATAGAAGTGTGGAAAGGCATCCTCATTCCTTTTGCAGGAACGTCGCTTGGTGCGGCCTGTGTCTTTTTTATGAAGAACGCAATGGGTCGCCAGCTGCAGCGGGCGCTCACAGGATTTGCGGCCGGCGTTATGGTGGCAGCCTCGGTGTGGAGCCTCTTGATTCCGGCGATTGAGCAGTCGGAATCTCTTGGGAAGTGGTCATTTTTGCCTGCGGCGGCCGGCTTTTGGGCAGGCATTCTGTTTTTACTTTTGCTGGACCATGTTATTCCGCATCTGCACCAGAATACCACTGCGCCGGAGGGTCCCAAAACGAGTCTGCAGCGGACAACTATGCTGGTCTTGGCTGTCACTCTGCACAATATCCCCGAGGGCATGGCGGTTGGTGTGGTTTATGCCGGGTGGTTGGCAGACAGCAGCCATATCTCTGTTATGAGTGCGCTTGTCCTTTCCATTGGCATTGCCATTCAGAATTTTCCGGAGGGCGCCATTATCTCTATGCCGCTGCGCGCTGAGGGTATGAAGAAGCCAAAAGCTTTTTTAGGCGGCGTTTTATCCGGCGCTGTAGAGCCGGTGGGCGCTCTGCTTACCATTCTTGCCGCCGGCCTAATTGTTCCGGCAATGCCCTACCTGCTCAGCTTTGCGGCCGGCGCTATGCTGTATGTCGTCATAGAAGAGCTGATTCCAGAAATGTCGGAGGGAGAACATTCTAATCTTGGCACACTGCTGTTTGCGGTCGGTTTTACCGTGATGATGGCTTTAGATGTGGCACTGGGCTAA
- a CDS encoding ABC transporter substrate-binding protein, giving the protein MYHLTQKKWKRGLAALLAAAIGAVSLGGCGLSASVPTLAQTAGKSGGTAGTAGLTKLRLGIMANSSGAYAASIALANGYFKKYGLDVTTATCAAGINTVDSVTMGQLDIGYVADFAAINRFGSSKRNELRIFAKLNSTKASGTTLYVAPGIRSLADLKGKGIVTQLGTATEYYVAKTLEKGGLKSTDVKLLPVQSGPEMLAVMQSGQASACWAFGQTEQKLRKTKKFTKLTTLDKICQPTLAFAIASDSFLRENPKTAAAYLKGMQDASTFISKNPKEAAALVEKQSGVPQETVLATFSSTDFTIDFKKPTWNTLNSIYSWMEQNQKVKNSYTVKDYVSLDILEKTFPNTTESVA; this is encoded by the coding sequence ATGTATCATCTTACACAGAAGAAATGGAAACGCGGCCTGGCGGCGCTTCTCGCCGCAGCGATTGGGGCAGTTTCACTGGGCGGCTGCGGTTTGTCTGCATCAGTGCCTACTTTGGCACAAACTGCCGGCAAATCAGGTGGCACGGCCGGCACTGCAGGACTGACAAAGCTGCGGCTGGGCATTATGGCAAACTCCAGCGGCGCCTACGCGGCCTCGATTGCCCTGGCAAATGGTTACTTTAAAAAATACGGGCTGGACGTAACCACTGCGACTTGCGCGGCAGGCATTAACACAGTGGACAGTGTCACTATGGGACAGCTTGACATCGGCTACGTGGCGGATTTTGCAGCTATCAACCGCTTTGGCAGCAGTAAACGAAATGAACTGCGTATTTTTGCCAAATTAAACTCCACTAAAGCAAGCGGCACCACGCTTTATGTTGCGCCGGGCATCCGCTCTCTGGCAGACTTAAAGGGAAAAGGAATTGTAACACAGCTTGGCACCGCCACCGAGTATTACGTTGCAAAGACACTGGAAAAGGGCGGTCTGAAAAGCACTGATGTGAAGCTGCTGCCAGTGCAAAGCGGACCGGAAATGCTGGCAGTTATGCAGTCCGGGCAGGCATCGGCATGCTGGGCTTTTGGCCAAACCGAGCAGAAGCTGCGGAAAACCAAAAAATTCACGAAGCTGACAACGCTAGACAAGATCTGCCAGCCGACACTGGCATTTGCCATTGCAAGTGACAGCTTTCTGCGTGAAAACCCCAAAACAGCAGCCGCCTACTTGAAAGGCATGCAGGATGCCAGTACATTTATCAGCAAAAATCCGAAAGAAGCGGCTGCTCTAGTCGAAAAGCAGAGCGGTGTTCCGCAGGAAACCGTTTTGGCTACTTTCAGCAGTACAGATTTTACGATTGATTTTAAAAAGCCCACTTGGAATACGTTGAATTCTATTTACAGCTGGATGGAGCAAAATCAAAAGGTAAAAAACAGCTACACCGTGAAAGACTATGTATCCTTGGATATTTTAGAGAAAACCTTTCCAAATACAACAGAAAGCGTTGCCTGA
- a CDS encoding transglutaminase family protein, with product MRNLSIYFHTAVSFSAPVTEHYFTLRCIPADGPTQRMTSWSLQLQPAADFLLQRDGFGNRLTVGQLHAPHTSLAYTVRGSVQTDLSVRDCTPPRPVDCCPSPCTAPTNALRTFLAALPLPKDPLARACLLSRAVSDHFLYTPGATDIHTTAGEAFALGKGVCQDYAQVLVALCRLAGLPARYVSGLPEGNGETHAWAEIFCSGAWYGLDPTRRCEADEGYVRLNVGREYADCPIERGVFLGAAQQQQSVYMKVSAASVNADSPESFL from the coding sequence ATGCGAAATTTATCAATTTACTTCCATACGGCTGTTTCTTTTTCTGCGCCTGTCACAGAGCACTATTTTACTTTGCGCTGCATTCCCGCGGACGGGCCGACTCAGCGCATGACCAGCTGGTCCCTGCAGCTGCAGCCTGCAGCGGACTTTCTTCTGCAGCGCGACGGTTTTGGCAACCGCCTGACCGTTGGGCAGCTGCACGCACCGCATACTTCGCTTGCTTACACCGTGCGGGGCAGCGTACAGACAGACCTTTCTGTACGCGACTGCACACCGCCTAGGCCGGTTGACTGCTGCCCATCTCCCTGTACAGCGCCAACCAATGCCCTGCGCACTTTTTTGGCAGCGCTTCCCCTGCCAAAAGACCCGCTGGCGCGAGCTTGTCTACTTTCCCGTGCAGTCAGCGACCATTTTCTTTATACGCCGGGTGCAACCGATATTCACACCACTGCTGGGGAAGCTTTCGCCTTGGGAAAGGGTGTTTGTCAAGACTATGCGCAGGTGCTGGTTGCCCTGTGCCGCCTTGCGGGGCTGCCGGCGCGCTATGTCAGCGGACTGCCCGAAGGTAATGGAGAAACACATGCCTGGGCAGAGATTTTTTGCAGCGGTGCCTGGTATGGGCTAGACCCAACCCGCCGCTGTGAGGCAGACGAGGGATATGTGCGTCTGAATGTCGGCCGTGAATACGCGGACTGCCCCATTGAGCGCGGTGTCTTTCTTGGCGCTGCCCAGCAGCAGCAATCTGTTTATATGAAAGTTTCTGCAGCATCTGTTAATGCAGATTCACCTGAATCATTCCTTTAG
- a CDS encoding sulfite exporter TauE/SafE family protein has product MTYLALPIVGFLIGFLIISVGGGGGGIYVGILTGLFNVSPAIAASTSLATIIPTTAIGTVSHWKAGNIRLRYGLIMLAGGAAGAVIGSLFSSVFPKNLYNKFTGLVILVLGIQMIFSFLRKGKNAAEKKAPVAYKHSTAIAVLFGVLGGTMSGLVGISGSTPIVAGLTLLGCSALQTVGTSVMVLVGISVTGFFMHLGIGSVDWRLVGLLACGTMTGAFVAPAVLKRFDKQKVEKVIQPALVIITVAMGILLLFK; this is encoded by the coding sequence ATGACATATTTAGCGCTTCCTATTGTTGGGTTCCTAATTGGTTTTTTAATCATTTCCGTCGGTGGCGGGGGCGGCGGTATTTACGTTGGCATTTTAACCGGACTTTTCAATGTTTCGCCGGCGATTGCGGCGTCTACATCTTTGGCAACCATCATTCCGACCACGGCAATCGGTACGGTCAGCCATTGGAAAGCGGGGAATATCCGGCTGCGCTACGGGCTGATTATGCTGGCAGGGGGCGCTGCCGGCGCGGTGATTGGCTCGCTGTTTTCCAGTGTATTTCCTAAAAATCTGTATAATAAATTTACCGGGCTGGTTATTCTTGTCCTCGGAATCCAGATGATCTTTTCTTTTTTACGCAAAGGGAAAAACGCCGCCGAAAAAAAGGCGCCTGTTGCGTACAAACACAGTACGGCAATTGCGGTGCTGTTTGGCGTTTTGGGTGGGACCATGTCCGGCCTTGTCGGAATCAGCGGCAGCACGCCGATTGTTGCGGGATTGACACTGCTCGGCTGCAGTGCGCTGCAGACAGTGGGCACGTCGGTTATGGTGCTTGTCGGCATTTCAGTAACGGGATTCTTTATGCACCTTGGAATCGGCAGTGTCGACTGGCGTTTGGTAGGCCTGCTTGCCTGCGGCACTATGACCGGGGCATTTGTTGCGCCGGCGGTGCTCAAACGGTTTGATAAGCAAAAAGTAGAAAAGGTTATTCAGCCTGCACTGGTCATTATCACGGTGGCTATGGGAATCCTGCTGCTGTTTAAGTAA
- a CDS encoding M14 family metallopeptidase, producing the protein MIRETLFQMTTPYRQDVKVDGFRFGSGTKAACIVGAMRGNEIQQLYVCSQLVKTLQELEQHGNIAKGQEILVIPSVNHFSMNVGKRFWASDGTDINRMFPGYSLGETTQRVAEGVFSAVRGYQYGIQFASFYMPGDFVPHVRMMETGYQTTSLANLFGMPYIVLRQPDPFDTTTLNYNWQLWETNAFSVYTKETDCIDEASARQAVGAVLRFLSRCGILHYECHGGYVSAVVKEEEMASVLSGAGGIFRRYKGPGDEVVWGEPIAEILDPLTGAQISEMTASTSGILFFAHKKPLINQHEVAFRIVRRLHA; encoded by the coding sequence ATGATTCGCGAAACACTGTTCCAGATGACAACCCCCTACCGCCAGGATGTCAAAGTAGACGGCTTTCGCTTTGGCAGCGGCACAAAAGCAGCCTGCATTGTCGGCGCAATGCGCGGCAATGAGATTCAGCAGCTGTACGTCTGCTCCCAACTGGTCAAGACTTTACAGGAACTAGAGCAACACGGCAACATCGCTAAGGGACAGGAGATTTTGGTGATTCCCTCGGTCAACCATTTCTCTATGAATGTCGGCAAGCGCTTTTGGGCCAGCGACGGCACCGATATTAACCGCATGTTTCCGGGGTACTCCCTGGGGGAAACAACGCAGCGTGTAGCAGAGGGCGTCTTTTCTGCTGTGCGCGGCTATCAATATGGCATTCAGTTTGCTAGTTTTTATATGCCGGGTGACTTTGTTCCACACGTGCGTATGATGGAAACCGGCTATCAGACGACAAGCCTCGCAAATCTCTTTGGTATGCCTTATATTGTTCTGCGCCAGCCCGATCCCTTTGATACAACTACACTGAACTACAACTGGCAGCTGTGGGAAACAAACGCATTTTCCGTTTATACAAAAGAAACCGACTGCATTGATGAAGCTTCTGCCCGCCAGGCTGTTGGAGCTGTGTTGCGATTTTTAAGCCGGTGCGGCATACTGCACTACGAATGCCACGGCGGATACGTTTCGGCCGTGGTCAAGGAAGAAGAGATGGCGTCGGTTCTAAGTGGAGCAGGCGGTATTTTCCGCCGCTACAAAGGACCGGGCGACGAAGTGGTATGGGGCGAACCGATCGCTGAAATTCTCGATCCGCTCACCGGCGCCCAGATCTCTGAAATGACAGCCTCGACAAGCGGTATTCTGTTTTTTGCGCATAAAAAGCCGTTAATCAATCAGCATGAAGTGGCTTTTCGCATCGTACGCCGCCTGCACGCTTAA